One window of the Eucalyptus grandis isolate ANBG69807.140 chromosome 8, ASM1654582v1, whole genome shotgun sequence genome contains the following:
- the LOC104414098 gene encoding L-type lectin-domain containing receptor kinase IX.1, translating into MSSSVSTPLSLLSSFLLVYSVICLEFNISRFDPAANDILYEGDAKPMVGAVDMTSQLYFCHVGRVTYNEKVRLWDSGSGKLSDFTTHFQFTIDTNGQSHGHYAAGFAFFMAPVGFQIPVNSIGGFLGLYNTTNSDSSQNQIVHVEFDSFANPEWDPNYEHVGINTKSIASAVTTPWNVTYHSGDTVDAWINYNASTMNLSASWSFQTTPNPQENTSLSYQIDLRTVLPEWVIIGFSAASGYYMERHTLGSWDFKSSLAMEGPNSGNSKRVGLILGLTIPLSVMVASGVAIAMGIIWMRRKRKNTEKITETATLTSINDDFERRAGPRRFSYQDLASATNNFSSDRKLGEGGFGAVYRGYLLNLDTMIAVKRISRGSKQGKREFVTEVKVISSLRHRNLVQLIGWCHEGNEFMLVYEYMPNGSLDLHLFGKKSPLNWSIRYRISIGLASAIFYLHEEWEQCVIHRDIKSSNVMLDSNFNVKLGDFGLARLMDHELGPQTTGLAGTFGYLAPEYMTTGRASKESDVYSFGVVALEIATGKRARDPKSPESEMSLVEWVWALFGDKKLPEAVDERMGSDLEETQVECLIMVGLWCAHPDQTLRPSIRQAIQVLKFEADVPNLPVKMPVPVYRVPTPSVSSGEPLLTSIIEEGR; encoded by the coding sequence ATGTCTTCATCAGTTTCAACACCTctttccctcctctcctctttccttcttgTGTACTCGGTCATTTGCCTTGAATTCAACATCTCTCGCTTCGATCCTGCTGCGAATGATATCCTGTACGAGGGAGATGCGAAGCCTATGGTTGGAGCAGTCGACATGACGAGTCAGCTCTATTTCTGCCATGTGGGCCGAGTCACATACAACGAGAAGGTCCGGTTATGGGACTCCGGTTCGGGGAAGCTCTCCGATTTCACTACCCACTTCCAGTTCACCATCGACACGAACGGCCAGTCTCATGGCCATTACGCTGCGGGATTCGCGTTTTTCATGGCTCCCGTGGGATTTCAAATCCCCGTTAATTCGATAGGCGGGTTTCTGGGGCTGTATAACACCACGAACAGCGACTCGTCCCAAAATCAAATCGTACATGTCGAGTTTGACTCCTTTGCGAACCCGGAATGGGACCCCAATTATGAGCATGTTGGAATCAACACAAAGTCAATTGCTTCAGCCGTTACCACTCCTTGGAATGTCACTTATCACAGCGGAGATACTGTCGACGCATGGATCAATTATAATGCCTCCACAATGAATTTGAGTGCGTCTTGGAGCTTTCAGACTACGCCAAACCCCCAGGAGAACACGAGCCTCTCGTATCAGATCGATCTGAGGACAGTCCTTCCCGAATGGGTCATAATTGGTTTTTCGGCCGCAAGTGGCTATTACATGGAACGACACACACTTGGTTCGTGGGATTTCAAATCAAGTTTAGCTATGGAGGGACCGAATAGTGGTAATTCAAAAAGGGTTGGCCTTATACTTGGGTTGACGATTCCGCTAAGCGTTATGGTAGCTTCTGGTGTAGCAATAGCTATGGGAATCATATGGATGAGGAGGAAGCGAAAGAACACGGAGAAGATAACAGAGACGGCGACGCTGACGTCCATCAATGATGACTTCGAGAGGCGCGCCGGACCGAGGAGATTTTCATACCAAGATCTTGCATCGGCAACCAACAACTTCTCAAGTGATAGAAAGCTTGGTGAAGGAGGATTCGGGGCTGTGTACCGGGGATATTTACTCAACCTAGACACGATGATCGCGGTGAAGAGAATATCGAGGGGCTCCAAGCAAGGGAAAAGAGAGTTTGTCACTGAGGTGAAGGTCATCAGCAGTTTAAGGCACCGGAACCTCGTGCAGCTCATAGGTTGGTGTCACGAAGGGAACGAGTTCATGCTCGTTTATGAGTATATGCCGAATGGGAGTCTTGACTTGCATCTCTTTGGAAAGAAGAGTCCTCTCAATTGGTCCATTAGGTATAGAATCTCGATCGGTTTAGCATCGGCGATCTTCTATTTGCATGAAGAGTGGGAGCAGTGTGTAATACACAGGGACATCAAGTCTAGCAATGTCATGCTAGACTCTAATTTCAATGTGAAATTGGGTGACTTTGGTTTGGCAAGGCTAATGGACCACGAACTTGGTCCACAGACTACTGGTTTAGCCGGTACGTTTGGGTACCTTGCACCTGAGTACATGACCACTGGCCGAGCAAGCAAAGAATCAGATGTGTACAGCTTTGGTGTTGTCGCCCTAGAAATCGCCACGGGAAAGAGAGCTAGGGATCCGAAAAGTCCAGAGTCGGAGATGAGTTTGGTAGAGTGGGTGTGGGCACTTTTCGGAGACAAGAAGCTTCCAGAGGCAGTTGATGAAAGGATGGGCTCAGATTTGGAGGAGACGCAAGTCGAGTGCTTAATAATGGTGGGGTTGTGGTGTGCTCATCCAGATCAGACTTTGAGGCCGTCGATACGGCAAGCGattcaagttttgaaattcgaggccgATGTCCCTAACCTCCCAGTGAAGATGCCTGTTCCTGTCTATCGTGTGCCTACACCATCGGTCAGTTCCGGCGAACCGCTTTTAACTTCGATCATCGAAGAGGGTCGTTGA